The proteins below are encoded in one region of Populus alba chromosome 2, ASM523922v2, whole genome shotgun sequence:
- the LOC118057717 gene encoding uncharacterized protein, which yields MVDRIQEAHIPRHINVQWNILKFKPSLFREDAMGEVELAGGKGVSVQFMQIYRRSREVGSLQWPWDLCSSVYNCIPVQGIIGHLFFMPRIARLKKLSLSGLLLFKLCIADQFFVQRRHNYKENILKLTMLAVSCG from the exons ATGGTTGACAGG ATTCAAGAAGCACATATACCTAGGCATATAAATGTGCAATGGAATATATTGAAGTTCAAGCCAAGTTTGTTTAGAGAGGATGCAATGGGTGAAGTTGAACTG GCAGGGGGCAAGGGGGTCTCTGTGCAATTCATGCAAATCTACAGAAGAAGCAGGGAAGTCG GTTCTTTGCAATGGCCCTGGGACTTGTGTTCCTCTGTGTATAATTGCATTCCTGTTCAAG GGATTATTGGTCATCTGTTTTTTATGCCGAGAATAGCAAGGTTGAAAAAGCTCTCTTTGAGTGGTTTGCTTCTTTTCAAGTTGTGTATAGCTGACCAGTTCTTTGTGCAAAGGCGCCACAACTACAAAGAAAACATCCTCAAGCTCACCATGCTGGCCGTCTCGTGTGGTTGA